AACCCAACACTACTGAATGAGATCTACACAGAGCTCTACATCACAGAGAGTGAAAGTGGAGAGATCAGTAATGAACATGAGgtgagacagattgagacacaatccagaagaacaacaacagaggagacaccaatcaaatgtaatgacatctttaaacctttacctgaacaagacaaacacatcagaagtgtgctgacaaagggagtcgctggcattggaaaaacagtctctgtacagaagttcattctggactgggctgaagagaaagagaatcaggacgtccacctcatatttccacttcctttcagagagatcaatttgatgaagaacaaaacactcagtcttttagatcttcttcatcttttcttcccagagacaaaagaaatggaaatcttcagtgataaatataaagtgttgttcatctttgatggtttggatgagtgtcgtctgtctctggattttcacagcagtgtgaggttgtgtgatgtaagtgaatcaacctcagtggacgtgatgctgacaaacctcatcaaggggaatctgtttccatctgctctcatctggatcacctccagaccagcagcagctgatctcatcccctctgagtgtgttgatcgagtcacagaggtacgaggattcactgatccacagaaggaggaatacttcaggaagagaatcagtgatgagagtctgtctgatcaaatcatctcacacctgaagtcatccaggagtctctacatcatgtgtcacatcccagtcttctgctggatttcagtcactgttctagagagaatgttgagtgaagcagagagaagagagatccccaagactctcactcaaatgtacacacacttcctgatcattcagacaaacatcaaacatcagaaggactatgagaagaaagatgaagacatgatcttcaaactggggaaactggcttttgagcagcttgtgaaaggcaatctgatcttctatgatgaagacctgagagagtgtgacattgatgtagcagaagcatcagtgtactcaggattgtgtactcagatcttcagagaggagtttggttTGTATCAGGGGAAAGTTTACTGCTTTGTTCATCTCAGCATCCAGGAACATCTAGCAGCTCTTTATGCTCACATCTCCTTCACAAACAACTACAGAAATGTGTTTAAACCAGATCAGTTTTCTATAACTTTAAAACAGCCTTCATTATTTGAGTTACATCATCGAGCTGTAGATGAATCTTTACAGAGTAAGAATggacatctggatcttttcCTGCGTTTTCTTCTGGGTCTTTCACTGGAGTCCAATCAGATTCTCTTACAGGATCTACTGACACAGATGAGAAGATGCTCCTACATGAAAGAGGAAACTGTTGAGTACATTAAACAGAAGATGAATGAGAATCTGTCTACAGAGAAATCCATCAATCTGATTCACTGTCTGAATGAACTGGGTGATGATTCACTGCTGCAGGAGATTCAACGTTATGTGACATTTTCATCAGTAGGACAGACCAAACTCTCCTCTTCACAGTGGGCagctttagtttttgtgttgttgatgtcTGAGCAGCATTTGGATGAACTTaatctaaataaatttattggagataaaaatacagcagatgaagTTCTTGTGAGACTGCAGCTtgtgattaaagaaaccaaaaaacTCAAGTAAGTAAAACTAACAACAATCACATGACTGTTtacatattaaagcaacactatgtggTTTTCAATGTTAGATTGGCTTACGGCTCCCACGtgaggtttaaaagtgcaacagtgcaattgtgttgctttaatacaatgaatttaattattttatgattttattttgaactcTTACTTTGGAAGaatcttttctaacaaaagtcattttCTTAATGTTGTACATAAATCAGCAGTCAATCTCAAAAAAGTTCCCAACATTCTGACAGTATAAAAAGTGttcagttttcttgacgttctaagaatgtttctgtgttgtctgaacgt
This sequence is a window from Misgurnus anguillicaudatus chromosome 24, ASM2758022v2, whole genome shotgun sequence. Protein-coding genes within it:
- the LOC129437209 gene encoding protein NLRC3-like — translated: MDQTQTSPGCSSDHQKRSDSEFSCVSMKSDRSMPEPITFKSEETQPAHIRRIITEPDCKGRKIEQFGNQLQDFNKNMSPHFSHDSDPAEVLNTFRSNLRKKFECLYEVTSNKRNPTLLNEIYTELYITESESGEISNEHEVRQIETQSRRTTTEETPIKCNDIFKPLPEQDKHIRSVLTKGVAGIGKTVSVQKFILDWAEEKENQDVHLIFPLPFREINLMKNKTLSLLDLLHLFFPETKEMEIFSDKYKVLFIFDGLDECRLSLDFHSSVRLCDVSESTSVDVMLTNLIKGNLFPSALIWITSRPAAADLIPSECVDRVTEVRGFTDPQKEEYFRKRISDESLSDQIISHLKSSRSLYIMCHIPVFCWISVTVLERMLSEAERREIPKTLTQMYTHFLIIQTNIKHQKDYEKKDEDMIFKLGKLAFEQLVKGNLIFYDEDLRECDIDVAEASVYSGLCTQIFREEFGLYQGKVYCFVHLSIQEHLAALYAHISFTNNYRNVFKPDQFSITLKQPSLFELHHRAVDESLQSKNGHLDLFLRFLLGLSLESNQILLQDLLTQMRRCSYMKEETVEYIKQKMNENLSTEKSINLIHCLNELGDDSLLQEIQRYVTFSSVGQTKLSSSQWAALVFVLLMSEQHLDELNLNKFIGDKNTADEVLVRLQLVIKETKKLK